A portion of the Suricata suricatta isolate VVHF042 chromosome 11, meerkat_22Aug2017_6uvM2_HiC, whole genome shotgun sequence genome contains these proteins:
- the ZBED5 gene encoding zinc finger BED domain-containing protein 5: MIAHLLCILSYNFNIFVILNTYPKLTMFCTTNTLPMDLLLKQGNLKQEVESFCYQIVSESNDQKVGILQSEDEQLQPSVSKKSEGDLSRVKFMSNSNKITTFSKKPKRRKYDESYLSFGFTYFGNRDAPHAQCVLCKKILSNSSLAPSKLRRHLETKHAAYKDKDISFFKQHLDSPENNKPPVPKIVNTDNESATEASYNVSYHIALSGEAHTIGELLIKPCAKDVVMRMFDEQYSKKIDAVQLSNSTVARRIKDLAADIEEELVCRLKICDGFSLQLDESADVSGLAVLLVFVRYRFNKSIEEDLLLCESLQSNATGEEIFNCINSFMQKHEIEWEKCVDVCSDASRAMDGKIAEAVTLIKYVAPESTSSHCLLYRHALAVKIMPTSLKNVLDQAVQIINYIKARPHQSRLLKILCEEMGAQHTALLLNTEVRWLSRGKVLVRLFELRRELLVFMDSAFRLSDCLTNSSWLLRLAYLADIFTKLNEVNLSMQGKNVTVFTVFDKMSSLLRKLEFWASSVEEENFDCFPTLSDFLTEINSTVDKDICSAIVQHLRGLRSTLLKYFPVTNDNNTWVRNPFTVTVKPASLVARDYESLIDLTSDSQVKQNFSELSLNDFWSSLIQEYPSIARRAVRVLLPFATMHLCETGFSYYAATKTKYRKRLDAAPHMRIRLSNITPNIKRICDKKTQKHCSH, encoded by the coding sequence ATGATTGCTCATCTTCTATGTATCCTGTCATATAATTTCAACATATTTGTGATACTCAATACTTATCCTAAATTAACCATGTTTTGTACCACAAACACATTACCTATGGATCTGTTGCTGAAACAAGGAAATCTTAAACAAGAAGTAGAATCTTTTTGTTATCAAATTGTGTCTGAATCAAATGATCAAAAGGTTGGAATATTACAAAGTGAAGATGAACAATTGCAGCCTTCGGTTTCTAAAAAATCAGAAGGTGACCTTTCCAGGGTCAAATTTATGTCCAATTCCAACAAAATAACAACATTTAGtaagaaaccaaaaagaagaaaatatgatgaAAGTTACTTGTCTTTTGGATTTACTTACTTTGGAAATAGAGATGCACCTCATGCTCAGTGTGTGTTATGTaagaaaattttatcaaataGTTCTTTGGCCCCTAGTAAGCTTCGAAGACATTTGGAAACTAAGCATGCTGCATATAAAGACAAAGACATAAGCTTTTTCAAGCAACATCTTGATTCACCTGAAAATAATAAACCCCCAGTACCTAAAATTGTCAATACAGATAATGAAAGTGCTACAGAGGCATCGTACAATGTAAGTTACCATATAGCCCTGAGTGGAGAGGCTCATACTATTGGAGAATTGCTTATCAAGCCTTGTGCTAAAGATGTTGTGATGCGGATGTTTGATGAACAATATAGTAAAAAAATAGATGCAGTACAACTGTCAAATAGTACTGTTGCACGTCGAATTAAAGATCTTGCTGCTGACATTGAAGAAGAGCTTGTTTGTAGACTGAAAATTTGTGATGGGTTTTCACTGCAACTAGATGAATCAGCTGATGTTTCAGGACTTGCTGTGCTGCTTGTATTTGTTCGTTACAGGTTTAATAAATCTATTGAAGAAGACCTACTCTTATGTGAATCTTTGCAAAGTAATGCTACTGGTGAAGAAATTTTCAACTGCATCAACAGTTTTATGCAGAAACATGAAATTGAATGGGAAAAATGTGTTGATGTTTGTAGTGATGCTTCTAGGGCAATGGACGGGAAAATTGCTGAGGCTGTCACCTTGATAAAATATGTGGCTCCCGAAAGCACCAGTAGTCACTGCCTATTATATAGACATGCACTAGCAGTTAAAATAATGCCTACATCTCTGAAAAATGTGCTAGATCAGGCAGTACAAATCATCAATTACATTAAAGCTCGACCACATCAATCTAGGCTACTAAAAATTTTATGTGAGGAAATGGGTGCCCAACACACAGCACTTCTTCTGAATACAGAGGTGAGGTGGCTTTCCCGAGGTAAAGTTCTTGTAAGGCTTTTTGAACTTCGTCGTGAACTATTGGTTTTCATGGATTCTGCTTTTCGACTGTCTGATTGTTTAACAAATTCATCTTGGTTGTTAAGACTTGCATATCTTGCAGATATTTTTACTAAATTAAATGAGGTTAATCTATCAATGCAAGGAAAAAATGTGACAGTTTTTACAGTATTTGATAAAATGTCATCATTGTTAAGAAAATTGGAATTTTGGGCTTCATCTGTAGAAGAAGAAAACTTTGATTGTTTTCCTACTCTCAGTGACTTTTTGACTGAAATTAATTCTACAGTTGATAAAGATATTTGTAGTGCCATTGTGCAGCACTTAAGGGGTTTGCGCTCTACTCTGTTAAAATACTTTCCTGTGACAAATGATAATAATACTTGGGTTAGAAATCCATTTACAGTAACTGTTAAACCAGCCTCATTAGTAGCACGGGACTATGAGAGCCTGATTGATTTAACATCTGATTCTCAAGTGAAACAAAATTTCAGCGAACTTTCACTAAACGATTTTTGGAGTAGCCTAATTCAAGAGTACCCAAGCATTGCAAGACGTGCAGTTCGTGTACTTCTTCCTTTTGCTACAATGCACCTGTGTGAAACAGGATTTTCATATTATGCTGCAACAAAAACGAAATATAGGAAAAGACTTGATGCTGCACCTCATATGCGGATTCGACTTAGCAACATTACACCTAATATTAAGCGGATATGtgataaaaagacacaaaaacactgttctcattaa